The Niallia alba genome includes a window with the following:
- the leuC gene encoding 3-isopropylmalate dehydratase large subunit, with protein MGKSIIDKIWEKHVVHREEGKPDLLYIDLHLVHEVTSPQAFSGLRMKNRKVRRPDRTFATMDHNVPTINRFKIDDEIALNQMTTLEKNCLEFNIPLAGLQSPEQGIVHVIGPELGLTQPGKTIVCGDSHTSTHGAFGALAFGIGTSEVEHVLATQTLWQTRPKTLKVEVNGKLENGVNAKDVILYILSKYGVNFGTGHVIEYTGDVIRNLSMEERMTICNMSIEGGARAGLICPDEITFAYLKGRKYAPENWESAVQEWSQLASDENAYYDKVITIDGYDIAPMVSWGTNPSMTAKVDETIPTADYYQEETDRRALYSALQYMDLKEGMAITDIAIQHVFIGSCTNSRIEDLRQAANVIKGQKVYPGVRALVVPGSQKVKKQAEEEGLDKLFVEAGFEWRDAGCSMCLSMNNDVVPSGEHCASTSNRNFEGRQGAGARTHLVSPAMAAAAALNGRFVDIRKMNAELQATT; from the coding sequence ATGGGGAAATCCATTATCGATAAAATTTGGGAAAAACATGTAGTACATAGAGAAGAGGGGAAGCCGGATTTATTATATATTGATTTACATCTCGTTCATGAAGTTACCTCTCCTCAGGCATTTTCCGGATTGAGAATGAAAAATCGGAAAGTGAGAAGACCAGATCGGACGTTTGCAACGATGGATCATAATGTACCAACTATTAACCGCTTTAAAATAGATGATGAAATTGCCTTAAATCAGATGACTACCTTAGAGAAGAACTGCTTAGAGTTTAATATTCCATTGGCTGGTTTACAAAGTCCTGAACAAGGGATTGTTCATGTAATTGGGCCAGAACTTGGATTAACACAGCCTGGAAAAACAATTGTTTGTGGTGATAGCCATACATCGACTCATGGAGCTTTTGGAGCATTGGCATTTGGGATAGGCACAAGCGAAGTAGAACACGTCCTTGCAACACAAACACTATGGCAAACTAGACCAAAAACGTTAAAAGTAGAGGTCAATGGGAAATTGGAAAATGGTGTAAATGCAAAAGATGTCATTCTTTATATACTTTCTAAATACGGTGTGAATTTTGGAACTGGTCATGTTATTGAATACACAGGAGATGTGATTCGTAATCTTTCAATGGAAGAAAGAATGACGATTTGTAATATGTCTATTGAAGGCGGAGCACGTGCAGGGTTAATTTGTCCAGATGAAATAACTTTTGCTTATTTAAAAGGAAGAAAATACGCACCGGAAAATTGGGAAAGCGCCGTTCAAGAATGGAGCCAGTTAGCTTCTGATGAGAATGCATATTACGATAAAGTCATTACAATTGATGGATACGATATTGCCCCAATGGTAAGCTGGGGGACCAATCCATCAATGACAGCTAAAGTGGATGAAACAATTCCAACAGCAGATTATTATCAAGAGGAAACAGACCGTCGAGCTTTATATAGTGCTCTTCAGTATATGGATCTTAAAGAGGGAATGGCAATTACTGATATTGCCATTCAGCATGTATTTATCGGTTCTTGTACGAATTCTAGAATAGAAGATTTAAGACAAGCCGCAAATGTAATCAAAGGACAGAAAGTATATCCAGGAGTAAGAGCACTAGTTGTTCCTGGGTCGCAAAAAGTAAAAAAACAGGCAGAGGAAGAAGGATTAGATAAACTTTTTGTAGAAGCGGGCTTTGAATGGCGAGATGCAGGCTGCAGTATGTGTTTAAGTATGAACAATGATGTGGTACCAAGTGGTGAGCATTGTGCATCTACCTCCAATCGTAATTTTGAAGGTAGACAAGGAGCTGGTGCTAGAACGCACTTAGTCAGCCCAGCAATGGCAGCTGCTGCGGCGTTAAATGGACGATTTGTTGATATTCGAAAAATGAATGCAGAATTACAAGCAACAACGTAA
- the leuB gene encoding 3-isopropylmalate dehydrogenase, with product MKKRIAVLPGDGIGPEIVAGAMKILQTIETLYRHQFEITYADIGGCATDKTGTPLPNETITICKNSDAILLGAVGGPKWDSLPVEKRPEQGLLKIRKELNLFANIRPTTCYESLAASSPLKEDIIAGVDLIVVRELTGGIYFGKPSERRLIDGKPGAVDTLQYENEEIERVVEKAFEIAKTRSKKVTSVDKANVLETSRVWREIASQVAEKYPDVILEHMLVDNAAMQLVRNPKQFDVIVTENMFGDILSDEASVLTGSLGMLASSSLSAGGPYLYEPIHGSAPDIAGENIANPLATILSVSMMLRLSFQMENEATIIEEAVNNVLNKGFRTRDILAPNCTIVSTTEMVEEVEKEIRQLVKVAHV from the coding sequence ATGAAGAAAAGAATCGCCGTATTGCCAGGTGATGGAATTGGACCTGAAATAGTAGCAGGAGCAATGAAGATTTTGCAAACAATTGAAACATTATATAGACATCAGTTCGAAATCACATATGCTGATATTGGCGGTTGTGCAACAGATAAAACAGGGACTCCTTTACCTAATGAAACGATTACGATTTGTAAAAATAGTGATGCGATTCTTTTAGGAGCAGTTGGAGGACCGAAATGGGATTCCCTTCCCGTGGAAAAACGCCCAGAGCAAGGACTATTGAAAATAAGAAAAGAATTGAACCTGTTCGCGAACATCAGGCCAACAACCTGTTATGAAAGTTTAGCAGCCTCGTCTCCACTTAAAGAGGATATTATCGCAGGAGTAGATTTAATTGTGGTCCGTGAATTGACAGGAGGCATCTATTTTGGAAAGCCGAGCGAACGTAGGTTAATAGATGGAAAACCAGGTGCTGTCGATACACTTCAATATGAGAATGAAGAAATAGAACGTGTAGTCGAAAAAGCATTTGAAATCGCAAAAACACGATCGAAAAAGGTTACTTCCGTAGATAAAGCCAATGTTTTAGAGACTAGTAGAGTATGGAGGGAGATTGCAAGTCAAGTAGCAGAAAAATATCCAGATGTTATTCTAGAGCACATGCTTGTTGATAATGCAGCGATGCAGCTGGTTAGAAACCCAAAACAATTTGATGTGATTGTTACAGAAAATATGTTTGGCGATATCTTAAGTGATGAAGCATCAGTGTTAACCGGTTCGTTAGGAATGTTGGCATCAAGCAGTTTATCAGCTGGTGGACCTTACCTTTACGAACCAATCCATGGTTCTGCACCAGATATTGCAGGGGAAAACATCGCCAATCCACTTGCAACCATCTTATCTGTAAGTATGATGCTGCGTTTATCTTTTCAAATGGAGAACGAAGCAACGATTATTGAAGAGGCTGTTAATAATGTCTTGAATAAAGGCTTTCGAACAAGGGATATTCTTGCACCAAACTGCACGATCGTTTCGACGACTGAAATGGTAGAAGAAGTAGAGAAAGAAATTCGACAGCTTGTTAAAGTGGCACATGTTTAA
- a CDS encoding 2-isopropylmalate synthase, producing MAKIKIFDTTLRDGEQSPGVNLNLAEKLVIAEQLEKLNVDIIEAGFPAASKGDFVSVQQIAKTIKNSSVTGLARAVTSDIDAAWDALKDGAEPRIHVFLATSPIHREYKLKLSKEQVVERAVAAVKYAAKRFPVIQWSAEDACRTELPFLAEIIEEVIQAGARIINIPDTVGYITPNEYGEVFQYLKNNVPSIDKVSLSTHCHDDLGMATANSLAAIENGATQVECTINGIGERAGNASMEEIVVALHIRNDHYQERTRINLKEISRSSSLVSELTGMVVPGNKAIVGRNAFAHESGIHQDGVLKEKTTYEIISPELVGYVNNNNMVLGKHSGSHAFKTKLKDLGLQVKDEDVKDLFIAFKDLADHKKEISDEDIIAIFLENKLAKEEKYYELVDVKVQHKNDNEADAIVKLSGPKNELIIQNGTGSGSVEALYNTLEMSISGQVKLEDYRIQSLGAGRDALAQVFVRVQYDEKESTGRGLDQDVLIASAKAYINAINRGILAREQFLEKV from the coding sequence GTGGCAAAAATTAAGATATTTGATACAACATTGAGAGATGGGGAGCAATCTCCTGGCGTAAATTTAAATTTGGCAGAGAAGTTGGTCATTGCTGAACAGTTAGAAAAATTGAATGTAGATATTATAGAGGCAGGCTTTCCTGCTGCCTCTAAAGGTGATTTTGTCTCTGTGCAACAAATAGCGAAAACAATAAAAAATAGCTCTGTTACAGGTTTAGCAAGAGCGGTAACATCTGATATTGATGCAGCTTGGGATGCTTTAAAAGACGGTGCAGAACCGAGAATTCATGTGTTTCTAGCAACGAGTCCAATTCATCGAGAATACAAATTAAAACTGTCGAAAGAACAAGTTGTGGAAAGAGCTGTAGCGGCCGTTAAATACGCTGCTAAAAGATTTCCAGTTATCCAATGGAGTGCAGAGGATGCATGTCGTACAGAACTTCCATTTTTAGCAGAAATAATAGAAGAAGTTATTCAAGCAGGAGCGCGTATCATTAATATTCCAGATACTGTAGGCTATATAACGCCAAATGAGTATGGTGAAGTTTTTCAATATTTAAAAAATAATGTCCCGTCCATTGATAAAGTTTCCTTATCAACCCATTGTCATGATGATTTAGGGATGGCAACAGCAAATTCACTAGCCGCTATCGAAAATGGAGCAACTCAAGTAGAGTGCACTATTAATGGCATAGGAGAGAGAGCTGGTAATGCTTCAATGGAAGAAATTGTGGTAGCGCTTCATATTAGAAATGATCATTATCAAGAAAGAACAAGAATTAATCTGAAAGAGATTAGCAGATCAAGCAGCCTTGTTAGTGAATTAACTGGCATGGTGGTCCCAGGGAATAAAGCAATTGTTGGTCGCAATGCCTTTGCTCATGAATCTGGCATTCACCAAGACGGAGTTCTTAAGGAGAAAACTACCTATGAAATTATTTCTCCTGAACTTGTAGGCTATGTAAACAACAATAATATGGTTCTAGGGAAGCATTCAGGTAGTCATGCCTTTAAAACAAAGCTGAAAGATTTAGGGCTTCAAGTGAAAGATGAGGATGTTAAAGATCTCTTTATTGCATTTAAGGATTTAGCAGACCACAAAAAAGAAATTTCCGATGAAGATATTATTGCCATTTTTCTAGAAAACAAGCTTGCTAAAGAAGAGAAATACTATGAATTAGTTGATGTTAAGGTCCAACATAAAAATGACAACGAAGCTGATGCAATTGTTAAGCTTTCTGGTCCGAAAAATGAATTAATTATTCAAAATGGTACTGGATCAGGAAGTGTTGAAGCATTATATAACACACTAGAAATGTCCATATCTGGTCAAGTGAAATTAGAAGATTATCGAATTCAGTCATTGGGTGCTGGCAGAGATGCGTTAGCTCAAGTATTTGTTAGAGTGCAATATGACGAAAAAGAAAGTACTGGAAGAGGCTTAGATCAAGATGTATTAATAGCATCTGCCAAAGCCTATATAAATGCTATTAATAGAGGGATTCTGGCAAGAGAACAATTTCTTGAAAAAGTGTAA
- the ilvC gene encoding ketol-acid reductoisomerase has product MAKMYYNGDANLGYFEGKTVAVIGYGSQGHAHALNMKDSGVHVIIGLRKGNSWNKAVEDGFNVYSVGEATAQADIVMILLPDELQTKVYNEEIKPNLTNQALMFAHGFNIHFNQIVPPSESDVLLVAPKGPGHLVRRTFEQEAGVPALFAIYQDVTGEARELALAYAKAIGALRAGALETTFKEETETDLFGEQAVLCGGLTALVKAGFETLVEAGYQPELAYFECLHELKLIVDLMYEDGMAGMRYSISDTAQWGDFVTGPRIVTDDVKKEMKAVLTDIQEGKFAKGWILENQANRPVFNAINARESEHLIEKVGKELRAMMPFVKSSRKKEVVGSGKN; this is encoded by the coding sequence ATGGCAAAAATGTATTATAACGGAGACGCAAATTTAGGATATTTTGAAGGGAAAACAGTTGCAGTAATTGGTTATGGATCTCAAGGACATGCACATGCTTTAAACATGAAAGATAGTGGTGTTCATGTCATTATTGGATTAAGAAAAGGTAATTCATGGAATAAAGCAGTGGAAGATGGATTTAATGTTTATTCAGTTGGCGAAGCAACAGCTCAAGCGGATATTGTAATGATTTTACTTCCAGATGAATTACAAACAAAAGTATATAATGAAGAAATTAAACCAAATTTAACAAATCAAGCATTAATGTTTGCTCATGGATTCAATATTCATTTTAATCAAATTGTCCCTCCAAGTGAGAGTGATGTACTATTAGTTGCTCCAAAAGGACCAGGTCATCTTGTAAGAAGAACATTTGAACAAGAAGCAGGTGTTCCAGCATTGTTTGCAATTTATCAAGATGTAACTGGTGAAGCGAGAGAGCTTGCACTTGCTTATGCAAAAGCGATTGGGGCTTTACGTGCAGGAGCTTTAGAGACAACATTTAAAGAAGAAACAGAAACAGATCTTTTCGGTGAACAAGCGGTTCTGTGTGGTGGTCTAACTGCACTTGTAAAAGCGGGCTTTGAAACATTGGTTGAAGCAGGATATCAACCGGAATTAGCATATTTTGAGTGTTTACATGAGCTGAAATTGATTGTTGACTTGATGTATGAAGATGGAATGGCAGGAATGAGATATTCTATTTCAGATACAGCACAGTGGGGAGATTTTGTAACAGGACCACGTATTGTCACAGATGATGTGAAGAAAGAAATGAAAGCTGTACTTACAGATATTCAAGAAGGAAAATTTGCTAAAGGATGGATTTTAGAAAATCAGGCAAATAGACCAGTGTTTAACGCGATTAATGCGAGAGAAAGTGAACATCTAATCGAAAAGGTTGGAAAAGAATTACGTGCAATGATGCCATTCGTTAAAAGCTCGAGAAAGAAAGAAGTGGTTGGTAGTGGCAAAAATTAA
- the ilvN gene encoding acetolactate synthase small subunit, with amino-acid sequence MKKIISLTVMNKSGVLNRITNLFSKRNYNIESISVGHTEHEGVSRITCVVHVESDGVIEQITKQLNKQIDILKVVDITDQAIVARELALIKVLATPQTRHELYSVIEPFRASVIDVSKESLVIQITGESTKIEAFIELLRPYGIKELARTGTTAFPRGSQKTAAHKSNYSIV; translated from the coding sequence ATGAAGAAAATAATTAGCTTAACTGTTATGAATAAATCTGGTGTATTAAATCGGATCACTAATCTCTTTTCAAAACGAAACTACAACATTGAAAGCATATCAGTGGGACATACGGAGCATGAAGGAGTCTCTCGAATTACATGTGTTGTGCATGTAGAAAGTGATGGCGTCATAGAACAAATCACGAAACAGTTAAATAAGCAAATTGATATTTTGAAAGTAGTAGACATCACTGATCAGGCTATAGTTGCAAGAGAGCTTGCCTTAATAAAAGTACTTGCTACACCGCAGACTAGGCACGAGCTATACTCAGTTATTGAACCATTTAGAGCTTCTGTAATCGATGTAAGTAAAGAAAGTCTCGTTATCCAAATTACAGGAGAATCAACAAAAATTGAAGCTTTTATAGAACTGCTAAGACCTTATGGAATTAAAGAATTGGCTAGAACTGGTACAACAGCATTCCCTCGTGGATCTCAAAAAACAGCAGCTCATAAAAGTAACTATTCTATCGTCTAA
- the ilvB gene encoding acetolactate synthase large subunit, whose protein sequence is MLQETAFENTKAQVKPLTGADLLLQALEKENVEFIFGYPGGAVLPIYDKIYDSKIFHVLPRHEQGGIHAAEGYARISGKPGVVIATSGPGATNIVTGLADAMMDSLPLVVFTGQVATGVIGTDAFQEADILGITTPITKYNCQVRSLEDIPRIIKEAFYIATSGRPGPVLIDFPKDIAATISDVPAEKEVDLPGYQPTTQPNYLQIRKLTEAVSAAKKPVILAGAGVNFAKASTELLQYVEQQQIPVVHTLLGLGGFPADNKLFVGMGGMHGCYAANMALYEADLLINVGARFDDRLTGNLAHFAPNAIKAHIDIDPAEIGKIIPTKIPIVADAKEALTMLIKQKGLQSDHNAWLEKIENWKNEYPYYYEESNLLKPQQVLEMLYEKTQGEAIVTTDVGQHQMWTAQYYQFKESNRWVTSGGLGTMGFGLPSSIGAQLADPKATVLAISGDGGFQMCSQELALIRELNLPIKIIIFNNQALGMVRQWQEFFYESRFSHSKESYQPSFVALAEAYGIKGYQISSAVEAASILDEVLAVREPVLLDFRIDPGENVYPMIAPGKGLHEMVGMKP, encoded by the coding sequence ATGTTACAGGAGACTGCCTTTGAAAATACAAAGGCCCAAGTAAAACCGTTAACTGGTGCTGATCTCTTACTGCAAGCTTTGGAAAAAGAAAATGTTGAATTTATTTTCGGATATCCAGGTGGAGCTGTGTTACCAATTTATGATAAGATTTACGATTCGAAAATTTTTCATGTATTGCCAAGACATGAACAAGGCGGTATTCATGCAGCAGAAGGATATGCGAGAATCTCTGGAAAACCAGGTGTAGTCATTGCAACATCAGGTCCCGGTGCTACAAATATTGTAACAGGGCTTGCTGATGCTATGATGGATTCTCTGCCACTAGTTGTTTTTACAGGTCAAGTAGCAACAGGTGTGATTGGAACAGATGCTTTTCAAGAAGCAGACATTTTAGGGATTACTACACCGATAACAAAATATAATTGTCAGGTTCGAAGCCTTGAAGATATTCCTAGAATCATTAAAGAGGCGTTCTATATTGCTACAAGTGGAAGACCAGGACCAGTATTAATTGATTTTCCAAAAGATATTGCTGCAACTATTTCAGATGTTCCAGCTGAGAAGGAAGTAGACCTTCCAGGTTATCAACCGACAACACAACCGAATTATTTGCAGATTCGCAAATTGACAGAAGCTGTAAGTGCTGCAAAAAAACCAGTAATTTTAGCAGGAGCAGGTGTCAATTTTGCAAAAGCGAGTACCGAGTTACTTCAATATGTAGAACAGCAACAAATCCCAGTCGTACATACACTTCTTGGTTTAGGAGGTTTTCCAGCTGATAACAAGTTGTTTGTTGGTATGGGAGGAATGCACGGTTGTTATGCCGCTAATATGGCTTTATATGAAGCAGACTTATTAATTAATGTTGGGGCAAGATTTGATGATCGTTTAACAGGAAACTTAGCCCATTTTGCACCAAATGCCATTAAAGCACATATTGATATCGATCCTGCAGAAATTGGTAAGATTATTCCAACGAAAATACCGATTGTTGCAGATGCTAAAGAAGCACTTACAATGTTGATAAAGCAAAAAGGCTTACAGTCAGACCATAATGCATGGTTAGAAAAGATTGAAAATTGGAAAAATGAATATCCGTATTATTATGAAGAATCCAATCTTCTGAAACCACAGCAAGTATTGGAGATGTTATACGAAAAGACGCAAGGTGAAGCAATTGTAACTACAGATGTTGGACAGCACCAAATGTGGACTGCCCAATACTATCAATTTAAAGAGTCCAATCGCTGGGTAACATCTGGAGGACTAGGTACAATGGGATTTGGACTTCCATCAAGTATTGGAGCTCAATTAGCTGATCCAAAAGCAACGGTACTTGCTATTAGCGGTGATGGGGGCTTTCAAATGTGCAGCCAGGAGCTTGCGCTAATAAGAGAATTGAATTTACCGATTAAGATTATTATTTTTAATAATCAAGCATTAGGGATGGTAAGACAATGGCAAGAGTTTTTCTATGAATCTCGCTTTTCTCATAGTAAGGAATCTTACCAACCATCGTTTGTTGCATTAGCAGAAGCGTATGGAATAAAAGGCTATCAAATATCTTCCGCAGTAGAAGCTGCAAGCATTCTGGACGAAGTGTTAGCGGTAAGAGAACCTGTATTATTGGATTTCCGCATTGATCCTGGTGAGAATGTGTATCCAATGATTGCTCCAGGTAAAGGATTGCATGAAATGGTAGGGATGAAGCCATGA